ACTGAGACACAGCGGGGTTCAACAGTCAgccaaggtcacgcagctggtGATGCAGTTTCACAGCATCCAAGCACAGGAAAAAGGACGGGGAAGGCTCTACACCGAACGCTGAGTGGTGTGATGggtgctttgtgtttttctggaTTTTCTGATGTAGCAGCACTAAGCCTAAATCCTGGTTTCCTACTGATAATGTCGCAACGAAAGAAAAGCCCCGCCCGGGAGTGGAAGTTGCGCATGCCCCattgccccccgccccgccccgcccgctcCAGGAACTCCGCGCGCTGGGACATTCGGCCCGGCTGGCCATTTCCCGACCGACGTCAGGGCGCGGGGTCGAAAGTCGAGCGAGGAGGGGCGCGGAGCTCTCGGGGCAGTAGGGTGGAAGTTGGCGCCGttgaggaggtggtggtggccGCGGCTCCGCGCACAGGGGCTCCAGATGGAAGCGGCGCCGGGGCCCGGGCCCGGGCTCTGCTGCAAGCCTGGCGGGCGGCTGGACATGAGCCACGGCTTCGTGCACCACATCCGACGGAACCAGCTCGCCCGGtaccgccccgccccgcgccacGTCTGccagccccagcctggcctggcccgGCCGTCCCTGACTCCCGCTCGGCTCCCCGCAGGGACGACTACGACAAGAAGGTGAAGCAGGCGGCCAAGGAGAAGGCGAGGAGGCGGCACACGCCCGCGCCCACTCGGCCCCGAAAGCCCGACCTGCAGGTGTACTTGCCGCGACATCGAGGTGAGGCCGCCCGCCCCGCGCGCTCTTCTGCCCCCGGGCCCTCTGTCTCCACGCGCTCTTCTTTTCTGTCTGGGAAAAAACTATGTTGTATCTCCCAAGGCTCATTTCATCTCCAGTGTCTATCTCGACGCTCCCCAATCGCCGCTCAGTGATTCTGCCCGCAGCACAGGGAGGGCTCAAGGCCCGCAGTTAAGCATCACTATTACCGGACGTCCCTGAGAGTCGGCAAGTTGTCCGCCGCTTTGCTCCCTAGCGTACTATATTTTCGCACTCCCACCAGATAACAGGAAAAAAGTTTGGCACAGCCCTAGGCGACCAGGACATAATTGTGGAATGAAGCCCAAATCCAGttaatgggtttttttccccagtttactTGTGATCTAGAGATTACAATAGTTAACGTACAATGCTAAGTTTGCTGAGCTTCCCTTACGAGTGTTTTTAGAGGTTATGTGCAGTCATTCATTTAGCTTTCAGAGGACCCGGTAAGATGGGAactattatcatttttgtttcacAGTCAGGGAAACGGGCAGAGAGAGGTTTCGTAACTTGTTGGAGATCTCAGagaagtaaatggcagagcccTATCCACCTCTACCTTCCAACCGTGTAGACAGATGTGCATTGTATACCGACTGCGTAGGACTGTGCTGGTCCTGGGGCAGGGATACAAAGGTGAATAAAATTCCTGATCGGCGGCTGAtttcacacacacgcacgcacacagacacgcacatACGTACATTCTGGGTCCATGAGAAGATTGGGGCTTTACAATATGTTTTCCTGTATCATCTCTGGGCAGGGGTTCCAGcagcctttctcccttccctctcactCTGGTTCATCCTTCCAGATGGCTCTACCCACCCAAGCAACCCAGACCGTGAGGAGTCTGGTGAAAGCAGCAGTAGTGGCAGctctgagccagagccccctggCCATCAGCTCTTCTGCTTAGAATATGAGGCGGACAGCGGAGACGTCACTTCAGTTATCGTGTATCAGGTACGCCCGATGGAAACAGCTGCAGCCTGAAGGTCCTGGGCCGTGATGGAAATCACTGCCGGACCTGGAGCCACTGTTTTCTTCAGGGCTAGTGGGAAGTGTTTGTTCCACATGAGAGCACAGACTGCTGGGCGATGCTTTTGAGCACAAGTCACTCCCGTCACACAGTGATTCTCAGCGGGCAACAGGGAGGGCTCATGGCCCCCAGTTGAGAGTTACTATTACAGGGGACACCTGGGAAATGACAGGCCCTGGCAAGAAGTTGTGAGTCAAACAGAGTTCTGTGAGAGTGTTGTCTAGGGACAGGGCAGGTCACCTTTTCAGAAGAGGCCAGGCCCTGAGTTTCCTGACTCTTCCTCCACGTAGGATGATGATCCAGGAAGGGTGAGCGAGGAGGTGTCAGCACACACGCCTCTGGAGCCACCCATGCGAGAGGCCCTCAAGTTGCGCATCCAGGAGGAGATTGCAAAGCGCCAGGACCGACACTGACCAGACTGGAGTCGCTGTCCAGGGAGCCGCCCCTAGTTTGGGGGTGCCAGGACCAGTCTGAGCTGGTCTTGAGGACCGGCCCCCCCGCCCCAGAACTGCCACATCCACAGGAAAGGGGGGGTCACAGGGACTACGCCTGGCCATCTCCCTTGTAGCCATTCTTTCTCGTATATTGGCCCATTTGATCAGCCTAATGTTCTGGACGTTTTTGAGAATTTGGTTTGGTTAGCTTGGTGTTCTGGAAGCAAAGATTCCGGGGAGAGATGAGGTTTATGAGACCTTCTGCCAACGTGCTGCTTTCTTACCGAGGTCTTGTGCCCCAGGGCGTCTGACCACGCGGCTCCGCCCAGCTCCATAAGCCCCGTTTGTTATTTTAtggttcctttcttctgtttctgttcaCTTCCGTCTGTGCTTTCCTAGATCATGTTTTCAGCTCTGTTTCATTGTTCTTgtctttccttcatcttttttgtCTCCCAATCCATCActtccaccccgccccccacctcccagtgTGACTGCGGACCTACGGATGCTTAGGACTTTGGAGATGGGGTTCTGGGGTCTACCTTTCTGACAGGCTCTCCCAGTAATTCTGATACCAGTCGAGGGAGATGATCTTCTTTGACGCCTACTTGTGAGCATGTCTTCCTCCCCTTCCATGGTTTTTGCAGGTTTCTTCCATGCTCCACCGCTTCACACGGTCTAGGTGAGGAGATCTAGAAAGATGATGCCAGGACTAAACTGTGAGGATTTCTTGCAGCAAAACCTGCTGGGGTTCGGACTACAGAATTCCAGCTTCCAGCCTCATCCCTAGCTGTGAACAGACCATCCTCTGCTCAGGCTAAAAGGGAATTATCAAAAGAAGCCTGAAACCGTGTTTCCAAATGTGATTTAACAGCCTTGAATGTACATACAAAGGGAAATTCAACATTAGCAATAATTACCTGTTTCAAGCCCtagttgggaaaaagaaaaaaaagcctgaagAGAGCCCTAGAGGGAGCGAAACGAGCCTCTTTCATCTGCCCTTCCCTTGCTCTGTGCTTTCTCCTTTGCTACCTCCCAAGAGTATAGAGTATATAAAACTCCCAATAGATCCTGAGAATAAAGATCCCAGGAGTATCACTGCTTTCACCTAAGTGAACATTTTTCCTAATGCAGGGTTGGGCTACAGTCTGAGAAATCCACAAGCAATCCCACACACTGCAGTTCCAAGCCACTTCAGTTTTCCAGCAAATGGGCCTAACCTCAGTGACTTGAGGTATGGGGTTTAAGCGAGCCCGTGAACACTGAGACTTCTTCAAACCAAAGCCCCCTGCCCCAGAGGTTTTTCCTCATCAGGGTCTCAAGATCAGTCTGGCTGGTCCCTCTCAGCAGCTTTTCTCTTAAAGGACACCTGAGAGCACTTTTGGTTCATGCCCTACACCCCTGAAAATCTAACCCCCTCTGAAAGGGAGCAAGGCAGCTACTTCGACTCCATCATTAAAATACAGCAAGTCACAGCTCGCGGGGAAGGTGAGGGAGGTGGATAAATTAGAAGGGCCTGGTTGTGAAGGCAGCCAGGGACCAGCATGCTCCTGAGCCCCAGGGCTGGCCCAAGGTTAAATGCCTTAAACTTGCCAGTCCTGGGCTCAGTTCTACTTTCAAAGGAGAAAGTCTGTCCTCATTCAGCCAGGCTGCAAGTGCCTTTTGACTTTTAACATTAACTACCCTCCAGAGCCTCCCGGGTCAAGGAGCCTATGCCATACTCTATCCCCAGTCTTCCTGCAGCTCAGAGCACCAGTCATTTCAGTCTTCCAGCTCTTCAGCTGATCTTCTGACTTGGACATAGGATTTCACTGGAACTTTTAGGCTTCCTAGTCTGGAAATATTTTGAGGTTCGTCTTCTCACGGCTGGATGGCCCGTTTCCTGGATTTATTATAGAATTTAGAAACAAGTCCAGAAGAGGAGGTTGGGGGCATGGCC
The window above is part of the Physeter macrocephalus isolate SW-GA unplaced genomic scaffold, ASM283717v5 random_844, whole genome shotgun sequence genome. Proteins encoded here:
- the CUNH2orf68 gene encoding UPF0561 protein C2orf68 homolog isoform X3 yields the protein MEAAPGPGPGLCCKPGGRLDMSHGFVHHIRRNQLARDDYDKKVKQAAKEKARRRHTPAPTRPRKPDLQVYLPRHRDGSTHPSNPDREESGESSSSGSSEPEPPGHQLFCLEYEADSGDVTSVIVYQDDDPGRVSEEVSAHTPLEPPMREALKLRIQEEIAKRQDRH
- the CUNH2orf68 gene encoding UPF0561 protein C2orf68 homolog isoform X1, whose product is MSQRKKSPAREWKLRMPHCPPPRPARSRNSARWDIRPGWPFPDRRQGAGSKVERGGARSSRGSRVEVGAVEEVVVAAAPRTGAPDGSGAGARARALLQAWRAAGHEPRLRAPHPTEPARPVPPRPAPRLPAPAWPGPAVPDSRSAPRRDDYDKKVKQAAKEKARRRHTPAPTRPRKPDLQVYLPRHRDGSTHPSNPDREESGESSSSGSSEPEPPGHQLFCLEYEADSGDVTSVIVYQDDDPGRVSEEVSAHTPLEPPMREALKLRIQEEIAKRQDRH
- the CUNH2orf68 gene encoding UPF0561 protein C2orf68 homolog isoform X2; this translates as MSQRKKSPAREWKLRMPHCPPPRPARSRNSARWDIRPGWPFPDRRQGAGSKVERGGARSSRGSRVEVGAVEEVVVAAAPRTGAPDGSGAGARARALLQAWRAAGHEPRLRAPHPTEPARPVPPRPAPRLPAPAWPGPAVPDSRSAPRRDDYDKKVKQAAKEKARRRHTPAPTRPRKPDLQVYLPRHRDGSTHPSNPDREESGESSSSGSSEPEPPGHQLFCLEYEADSGDVTSVIVYQIPGFCKNSHPGFSPASLEQSLRGIRGAASRA